A stretch of Usitatibacter palustris DNA encodes these proteins:
- a CDS encoding tectonin domain-containing protein: MRTTTFAKWLGAALLSLATAAGAQTWTQLPGAANDIGVGPTGEAWVIGTDKPYPNDFGIYRLQGGNWAKVDGGAVRIDVGPNGPWVVNSSGNIYRWTGNGWAQVPGGAKDIGIGANGTVWVIGTNAEAGGFGIYRYNGNNGWDKIPGSAVRIDVDPAGRAWVVNNANDIFFYNGSAFVLVAGGGKAKDIGVGADGTVWVVGMDNVAWRWTGSTWTKGTGTLAEISVDHKGNPWGVNPGKQIFSSVAGATPTPTPTPTPTPTPAPTGGSTLSQAAALGWGVVDAIGDLSKMMQKTKGPAMSKADAEKVFGWIARKVQSDRQSFCYKSTDPRGAGTIPTTCEAGKQNQAALCYNNCKAGYYGVGPVCWQSCPSGYTDTGAICHYSARSLTANLVRVGCHLELPFVGCTIPKMDCPTGYINAGLFCAVKPPPKPAGMSGTDLDPMKDSYGRGAGTIPNVCPGGENDTGLCYRNCKAGYYGVGPVCWQRCGSGKTDCGAGCANSTTSCVTDTASMVVSSATFLGFLVSGGALGPATATVGRALSSVNTTLATGMAGLQAAQTTYMWLNDYVAYFPQATSEGVAKQIDSRFSKDAARWVKEQYGLVHLSMMERSNAEKTALRGLAAASGFDPTGVSAVVSAFAKPMCATDEPFPAVRDLY, encoded by the coding sequence CGACTTCGGCATCTACCGCCTGCAGGGCGGCAACTGGGCCAAGGTCGACGGCGGTGCGGTGCGCATCGACGTGGGACCCAACGGTCCCTGGGTCGTCAACAGCAGCGGGAACATCTACCGGTGGACCGGCAACGGCTGGGCGCAGGTGCCCGGCGGCGCCAAGGACATCGGCATCGGCGCCAACGGCACGGTCTGGGTGATCGGCACCAACGCGGAAGCGGGCGGTTTTGGCATCTATCGCTATAACGGGAACAACGGGTGGGACAAGATTCCCGGAAGCGCCGTGCGGATCGACGTCGATCCGGCGGGCCGGGCCTGGGTAGTGAACAACGCGAACGACATTTTCTTCTACAACGGATCCGCGTTCGTATTGGTGGCCGGCGGTGGCAAGGCCAAGGACATCGGCGTCGGCGCTGACGGCACCGTGTGGGTCGTCGGCATGGACAACGTGGCCTGGAGGTGGACCGGCAGCACCTGGACGAAGGGGACGGGAACGCTGGCCGAGATCAGCGTCGACCATAAGGGCAACCCCTGGGGCGTGAACCCCGGCAAGCAGATCTTCTCGTCCGTCGCAGGCGCGACGCCGACTCCCACGCCGACTCCGACGCCGACGCCCACGCCGGCGCCGACCGGTGGTTCGACGCTCTCGCAGGCCGCTGCACTCGGCTGGGGCGTGGTCGATGCCATCGGGGACCTCAGCAAGATGATGCAGAAGACCAAGGGCCCGGCGATGAGCAAGGCGGACGCCGAAAAGGTGTTCGGCTGGATCGCGCGCAAGGTCCAGAGCGACCGCCAGTCCTTCTGCTACAAGTCGACCGATCCGCGCGGCGCCGGAACCATCCCGACGACGTGCGAAGCCGGCAAGCAGAATCAGGCGGCCCTCTGCTACAACAACTGCAAGGCGGGCTACTACGGCGTCGGCCCGGTGTGCTGGCAGAGCTGCCCGAGCGGCTACACGGATACGGGTGCGATCTGCCACTACAGCGCGCGTTCGCTCACGGCCAACCTCGTTCGCGTCGGCTGCCACCTCGAGCTCCCCTTCGTCGGCTGCACGATCCCGAAGATGGACTGCCCGACGGGCTACATCAACGCAGGTCTCTTCTGCGCGGTGAAGCCTCCGCCCAAGCCTGCGGGCATGTCAGGCACCGACCTCGACCCGATGAAGGACTCGTACGGCCGTGGCGCGGGCACGATTCCGAACGTCTGCCCCGGCGGCGAGAACGATACGGGCCTGTGCTATCGCAATTGCAAGGCGGGCTACTACGGCGTCGGCCCCGTCTGCTGGCAGCGTTGCGGGTCGGGCAAGACGGACTGCGGCGCCGGTTGCGCGAACAGCACCACTTCGTGCGTGACCGACACGGCGTCCATGGTCGTCAGCTCCGCCACGTTCCTCGGGTTCCTCGTGAGCGGGGGCGCGCTGGGACCGGCCACCGCGACGGTCGGGCGGGCCCTCTCGTCCGTGAATACCACGCTGGCAACCGGGATGGCGGGCCTGCAGGCGGCGCAGACGACGTACATGTGGCTCAACGACTACGTGGCGTACTTCCCGCAGGCGACGTCCGAAGGGGTTGCGAAGCAAATCGACAGCCGCTTCAGCAAGGACGCCGCTCGCTGGGTCAAGGAGCAGTACGGCCTGGTGCACCTGAGCATGATGGAGCGGAGCAACGCGGAGAAGACCGCCCTGCGCGGACTCGCCGCGGCATCGGGCTTCGATCCGACGGGTGTCTCCGCGGTCGTGTCCGCGTTCGCGAAGCCGATGTGCGCGACCGACGAGCCCTTCCCCGCGGTGAGGGATCTCTACTGA
- a CDS encoding pyridoxal-phosphate-dependent aminotransferase family protein, with the protein MTSKHLGNTRRITSFHPPQRTLLGPGPTEIHPRVLTTMSQPAIGYLDPVFVGMMDELKDLLRYVYQTDNPLTFPISGPGSVGMEYCFVNMVAPGDKVVVCRNGVFGGRMLENVERCGGIPILIDDDWGRPVDPQKVEDALKREKDVKVVAFVHAETSTGAQSDAKLLTQIAHKYGALVIVDAVTSLAGTPVRVDDWGIDAIYSASQKCLSCTPGLSPVSFSERVVERVKARKDKIHSWFMDMNLLLGYWGASTRTYHHTAPTNSLFALHEALLLIREEGLEQAWARHQRHHVALKAGLEAMGLRFFVEQQYQLPQMNAVLCPAGVDEEAVRKTLLSEFGIEIGAGLGPLKGKIWRFGLMGYSCRPDNVMLCLSALGSVLMDMGHSIKVGEAEAAAHQAYATLHAADAQHARKKVANLK; encoded by the coding sequence ATGACCTCCAAGCACCTCGGCAACACCCGCAGGATCACCTCCTTCCACCCGCCCCAGCGCACCCTGCTCGGCCCCGGTCCCACCGAGATCCATCCGCGCGTGCTCACCACGATGAGCCAGCCCGCGATCGGCTACCTCGACCCGGTGTTCGTCGGGATGATGGATGAGCTGAAGGACCTTCTTCGCTACGTCTACCAGACCGACAACCCGCTCACGTTCCCGATCTCGGGCCCGGGCTCCGTCGGCATGGAGTACTGCTTCGTGAACATGGTCGCACCCGGCGACAAGGTCGTCGTCTGCCGCAACGGCGTGTTCGGCGGCCGCATGCTCGAGAACGTCGAGCGCTGCGGCGGCATCCCGATCCTCATCGATGACGACTGGGGACGCCCGGTCGATCCGCAGAAGGTCGAAGACGCGTTGAAGCGCGAGAAGGACGTGAAGGTCGTCGCGTTCGTGCACGCCGAAACGTCCACGGGCGCGCAATCGGATGCGAAGCTGCTCACGCAAATCGCGCACAAGTACGGCGCGCTCGTGATCGTGGACGCGGTCACCTCGCTCGCCGGCACGCCGGTGCGCGTCGACGACTGGGGCATCGATGCGATCTACTCCGCGAGCCAGAAGTGCCTCTCGTGCACGCCGGGCCTTTCGCCCGTCTCGTTCTCCGAGCGCGTGGTCGAGCGCGTGAAGGCGCGCAAGGACAAGATCCACAGCTGGTTCATGGACATGAACCTGCTGCTCGGCTACTGGGGTGCATCGACGCGCACCTATCACCACACGGCGCCGACGAATTCGCTCTTCGCGCTGCACGAGGCGCTGCTGCTCATTCGCGAAGAGGGCCTCGAGCAAGCGTGGGCGCGCCACCAGCGCCATCACGTCGCGCTCAAGGCGGGCCTCGAGGCGATGGGCCTGCGCTTCTTCGTCGAGCAGCAGTACCAGCTCCCGCAGATGAACGCGGTGCTGTGCCCCGCGGGCGTCGACGAGGAAGCGGTGCGCAAGACGCTGCTCTCGGAATTCGGCATCGAGATCGGCGCGGGGCTGGGACCGCTCAAGGGCAAGATCTGGCGCTTCGGCCTGATGGGCTACTCGTGCCGCCCCGACAACGTGATGCTGTGCCTCTCCGCGCTGGGCTCGGTGCTCATGGATATGGGGCACTCGATCAAGGTCGGCGAAGCCGAGGCCGCGGCGCACCAGGCCTATGCGACGCTGCATGCGGCCGATGCGCAGCACGCCCGGAAGAAGGTCGCGAACCTGAAGTAG
- a CDS encoding DsbA family protein: MRTFKIPHFVAALAVALATPAVLAQSPAPTVPVEQRAAIESVVRDYLLKNPEVVREAMQALQAKEEAEKQKAQKLALATHRARIENDATSPVGGNPKGTVVVVEFFDYGCGHCKRAAGAVDGIIEKDKDVKIVYKELPILGPESFHAARAALASRKQGKYPQFHSALMHSPAIDAASVEAIAIKVGLDVKKLTADMDDPAIMATLEANSKLAQDLDIQGTPAFIVGEQFIPGGLDINTLTFLVSTEKTRKAEAKPAKAASLK, translated from the coding sequence GTGCGCACGTTCAAAATTCCGCATTTCGTGGCGGCCCTCGCGGTCGCCCTCGCCACCCCCGCCGTCCTCGCGCAGTCGCCCGCGCCCACGGTACCCGTCGAACAACGCGCCGCGATCGAATCGGTCGTGCGCGACTATCTGCTGAAGAATCCCGAGGTCGTGCGCGAAGCGATGCAGGCGCTGCAGGCGAAGGAAGAAGCCGAGAAACAGAAGGCCCAGAAACTCGCCCTCGCCACGCACCGTGCGCGCATCGAGAACGACGCCACGTCGCCGGTCGGCGGAAATCCGAAGGGCACCGTCGTCGTCGTGGAATTCTTCGATTACGGTTGCGGCCACTGCAAGCGCGCCGCCGGCGCGGTCGACGGCATCATCGAGAAGGACAAGGACGTGAAGATCGTCTACAAGGAGCTGCCGATCCTTGGGCCCGAGTCCTTCCATGCCGCGCGGGCGGCCCTTGCCTCGCGCAAGCAGGGCAAGTATCCGCAGTTCCATTCGGCGCTCATGCATTCGCCCGCGATCGATGCCGCATCCGTCGAGGCGATCGCCATCAAGGTCGGCCTCGATGTGAAGAAACTCACCGCCGACATGGACGATCCTGCCATCATGGCCACGCTCGAAGCCAACTCGAAGCTCGCCCAGGACCTCGATATCCAGGGCACGCCCGCGTTCATCGTCGGCGAGCAGTTCATTCCCGGCGGCCTCGACATCAACACGCTCACGTTCCTCGTGTCGACCGAGAAGACCCGCAAGGCCGAAGCGAAGCCGGCGAAAGCCGCCTCGCTGAAGTGA
- a CDS encoding M48 family metalloprotease, translating to MKTLLAAVALAFAVPAAHAQFDIGRAIDVAKKLGDSAKTASKEFSQDDEVHLGEGIAAGVLGAAKLHSDERLQRYVNRVGRWIASQSERADLPWSFGVLDSDTVNAFAMPGGTIMVTSGLLKKLNSESELAGVLAHEIGHVVKKHQLQAIQSGASSDMLATLGKEAASYKLGRSGKDVMGLGSAAAGMGVDLVKNGFLVKPLDRGMEYEADRVGVVLAARAGYDPFGLVSALQMLQSLRAEESGASLLFATHPTPSDRISELEKVLPSLERYASQPQVEGRFRQTMGAAK from the coding sequence ATGAAGACCCTTCTCGCCGCTGTTGCCCTCGCCTTCGCCGTTCCCGCGGCGCATGCGCAATTCGACATCGGCCGCGCGATCGACGTCGCGAAAAAGCTCGGTGACAGCGCGAAGACCGCGTCCAAGGAATTCTCGCAGGACGACGAAGTGCACCTGGGCGAAGGCATCGCCGCGGGCGTGCTCGGTGCGGCAAAGCTGCATTCGGACGAACGCCTGCAGCGCTACGTGAATCGCGTCGGCCGCTGGATCGCTTCGCAAAGCGAGCGCGCCGACCTGCCGTGGTCCTTTGGCGTTCTCGATTCGGATACGGTCAATGCGTTCGCGATGCCCGGAGGCACGATCATGGTGACCTCGGGATTGCTGAAGAAGCTCAACAGCGAGTCCGAGCTCGCGGGCGTTCTCGCGCACGAGATCGGTCACGTCGTGAAGAAGCACCAGCTCCAGGCGATCCAGTCGGGCGCGTCCTCGGACATGCTCGCCACGCTCGGCAAGGAAGCCGCTTCCTACAAGCTCGGTCGCAGCGGCAAGGACGTCATGGGCCTCGGTTCGGCCGCGGCGGGCATGGGCGTCGATCTCGTGAAGAACGGCTTCCTCGTGAAGCCGCTCGATCGCGGCATGGAATACGAAGCGGATCGCGTCGGCGTCGTCCTCGCGGCGCGCGCGGGCTACGATCCTTTCGGATTGGTCTCTGCGCTGCAGATGCTGCAGTCGCTTCGGGCCGAGGAATCCGGCGCGTCGCTGTTGTTCGCGACACACCCCACGCCCTCCGATCGCATCAGCGAGCTCGAGAAGGTCCTGCCGTCACTCGAGCGCTACGCCTCGCAGCCGCAGGTCGAAGGCCGCTTCCGCCAGACCATGGGTGCCGCCAAGTAG
- a CDS encoding SH3 domain-containing protein: protein MKSLLQKFAITAFAVLASAAFAQEQAVTKRATELREKPASDAKTLANLPEKTPLKVLARSGGWTQVEAGTQKGWVNVFHLTFASTVTSSSGSGGLSGLTSALGFGKPKTEQAKMATIGVRGLSEEELKNASPNPEALKKMQSFRADKNAAASFARDAKLAAQNVPYPGNP, encoded by the coding sequence ATGAAATCCCTCCTACAGAAATTCGCCATCACGGCCTTCGCGGTGCTCGCGTCGGCGGCCTTCGCCCAGGAGCAGGCCGTGACCAAGCGCGCGACCGAGTTGCGCGAGAAGCCCGCGTCGGATGCGAAGACGCTCGCGAACCTTCCCGAGAAAACGCCGCTCAAGGTCCTCGCCCGCAGCGGCGGCTGGACGCAGGTCGAGGCCGGCACGCAAAAGGGCTGGGTGAACGTCTTCCACCTGACCTTCGCGTCCACGGTGACATCGTCGTCGGGTTCGGGCGGCCTTTCGGGGCTCACCTCGGCGCTCGGTTTCGGCAAGCCCAAGACGGAGCAGGCGAAGATGGCGACGATCGGCGTGCGCGGCCTCTCGGAAGAGGAGCTCAAGAACGCCTCGCCCAATCCCGAGGCGCTCAAGAAGATGCAGTCGTTCCGTGCCGACAAGAACGCCGCCGCGAGCTTCGCTCGCGACGCGAAGCTCGCGGCGCAGAACGTGCCCTATCCGGGCAACCCCTGA
- a CDS encoding magnesium transporter has product MKNATKSTPLDAQAAARVAFVAQLRSSPPHEAALLLGLEPPARALELLSEFNPAQVQDILDALDVEPRARIIAAAPAELAEQWSRNNRYERGTIGRLMEPALAVFGPNTSVGDAIDGLRPIVRSAFITYGYVIDQDGGLVGLFTMRDLLFSDRLTPLAEVMLRDPFTLLADLPLSDAMKRTLNRHFPVYPVTDINGKLLGLVRGSTLFQEEAFEITAQPGAMVGVDAEERIATPLFQSFKFRNPWLLINLVTAFAAGGVVALFQGTVDKLVILATFLPVLAGQSGNTGCQALAVTVRGITLGDIRPGGAKLLVIKEALLGLANGAVTGVLTGIAMYFLATSQNSPDAVLLGVAVCVAMVASCAVSGISGALVPLTLKRLGADPATASSIVVTTATDVASMGLLLGLATLLIR; this is encoded by the coding sequence TTGAAGAACGCGACCAAAAGCACTCCCCTCGACGCTCAAGCCGCTGCGCGTGTCGCCTTCGTCGCGCAGCTGCGCTCGAGCCCGCCGCACGAAGCCGCACTCCTGCTCGGCCTTGAACCGCCGGCGCGCGCACTGGAGCTCCTTTCGGAATTCAATCCCGCGCAGGTGCAGGACATCCTCGATGCGCTCGACGTCGAGCCGCGCGCCCGCATCATCGCCGCGGCGCCGGCCGAGCTTGCCGAGCAGTGGTCCCGCAACAATCGCTACGAGCGCGGCACCATCGGGCGCCTCATGGAGCCCGCGCTCGCGGTCTTCGGACCGAACACTTCCGTGGGCGATGCGATCGACGGCCTGCGCCCGATCGTGCGCTCGGCGTTCATCACCTACGGCTACGTGATCGACCAGGATGGCGGGCTCGTCGGGCTATTCACGATGCGCGACCTCCTCTTCAGCGACCGGCTCACGCCGCTCGCGGAGGTGATGCTGCGCGATCCGTTCACGCTGCTCGCCGACCTGCCCCTGTCGGACGCGATGAAGCGCACGCTCAACCGCCACTTCCCGGTGTATCCGGTGACGGACATCAACGGCAAGCTCCTGGGCCTCGTGCGCGGGAGCACGCTCTTCCAGGAAGAAGCCTTCGAGATCACGGCGCAGCCCGGCGCGATGGTCGGCGTGGATGCCGAGGAGCGCATCGCCACGCCGCTTTTCCAGAGCTTCAAGTTCCGCAATCCCTGGCTGCTCATCAACCTCGTCACGGCGTTCGCCGCCGGGGGCGTAGTCGCGCTCTTCCAGGGCACGGTCGACAAGCTGGTGATCCTCGCGACGTTCCTGCCGGTGCTCGCGGGGCAATCGGGCAATACCGGCTGCCAGGCGCTGGCCGTGACGGTGCGCGGCATCACGCTCGGCGACATCCGGCCCGGCGGCGCGAAGCTGCTGGTGATCAAGGAAGCGCTGCTGGGACTCGCGAATGGCGCCGTGACCGGCGTCCTGACCGGGATCGCGATGTACTTCCTCGCGACGTCCCAGAATTCGCCCGATGCGGTGCTGCTGGGCGTGGCGGTGTGCGTCGCGATGGTCGCGAGCTGCGCGGTGAGCGGCATTTCCGGCGCGCTCGTCCCGCTCACGTTGAAGCGCCTCGGCGCCGATCCCGCGACGGCCTCGAGCATCGTCGTGACGACGGCCACCGACGTCGCGAGCATGGGCCTGCTGCTGGGGCTCGCGACGCTCCTCATCCGCTAA
- the metF gene encoding methylenetetrahydrofolate reductase [NAD(P)H], with protein MQSQRKRPRLFSFEFFPPKTPEGVEKLRATRRQLAQLDPAFFSVTFGAGGSTREGTLATVLEIRAEGHEAAPHISCVASTRESIREVINEYRTNGIKRIVALRGDLPSGMAVSGEFRYASELVQFIREETGSAFHIEVAAYPEYHPQARKAQADLAAFKAKVDAGASSAITQYFFNADAYFHFVDQVEALGIDLPIVPGIMPIQNFSQLARFSDACGAEIPRWMRMKLEGFGDDTASIKAFGLDVVTELCDRLLQQGAPGLHFYTLNQAGPTSTIWQRLGL; from the coding sequence ATGCAATCGCAACGCAAGCGGCCGCGCCTCTTCAGCTTCGAGTTCTTCCCGCCGAAGACGCCCGAGGGCGTGGAGAAGCTTCGCGCCACGCGCAGGCAGCTCGCGCAGCTCGACCCCGCGTTCTTTTCCGTGACCTTCGGCGCGGGCGGCTCGACGCGCGAGGGCACGCTCGCCACCGTGCTCGAGATCCGCGCCGAAGGCCACGAAGCCGCGCCGCATATTTCGTGCGTCGCGTCGACGCGCGAATCGATCCGCGAAGTGATCAACGAGTACCGCACCAACGGCATCAAGCGCATCGTCGCGCTGCGCGGCGACCTTCCTTCAGGCATGGCCGTGTCGGGTGAATTCCGCTACGCCTCGGAGCTCGTGCAGTTCATCCGCGAGGAAACCGGGAGCGCGTTCCACATCGAAGTGGCCGCTTATCCGGAGTACCACCCGCAGGCGCGCAAGGCGCAGGCCGACCTCGCCGCATTCAAGGCCAAGGTCGATGCGGGCGCGAGCTCGGCGATCACGCAGTACTTCTTCAATGCGGATGCGTACTTCCACTTCGTCGACCAGGTCGAGGCGCTGGGCATCGACCTGCCGATCGTCCCGGGGATCATGCCGATCCAGAATTTTTCCCAGCTCGCGCGCTTCTCGGACGCCTGCGGCGCGGAGATTCCGCGCTGGATGCGCATGAAGCTCGAAGGCTTCGGCGACGACACGGCGTCGATCAAGGCCTTCGGCCTCGACGTCGTCACCGAGCTTTGCGATCGCCTGCTCCAGCAGGGCGCGCCCGGCTTGCACTTCTACACGCTCAACCAGGCAGGACCCACCTCGACGATCTGGCAACGCCTGGGCCTCTAG
- a CDS encoding alpha/beta hydrolase family protein: MLRGLVAIASAAAVLSAAAALPDAREPPIEKVLRASVPATWGRPDEIEVTLYQPPGPGPFPVAVLSHGSPRNPDDRRRGGRVRLQAQSRAFVAMGFAVLVPTRRGYGDSGGDWAEGYGSCRGPDYYNAGLETVRDITASLAAVRGNPALDAKRVVLVGQSAGGWGSIAASSQPIEGLVAVVNFAGGRGSQAPGSVCVEENLVDAVARYGKTSRVPQLWIYSENDLYFGPALVRRMHGAFTAAGGRAQLMQMPPFGRDGHLYFGNVANWAEPVEKFLRTTTHGQ; the protein is encoded by the coding sequence ATGCTTCGCGGCCTCGTCGCGATTGCGAGCGCCGCCGCGGTTCTTTCCGCGGCGGCCGCTCTTCCCGATGCGCGTGAACCGCCCATCGAGAAAGTCTTGCGCGCGTCGGTCCCGGCCACCTGGGGCCGACCCGACGAAATCGAAGTCACGCTCTATCAACCGCCCGGCCCGGGTCCGTTCCCGGTCGCCGTGCTTTCCCACGGCAGTCCGCGCAACCCGGATGACCGCCGGCGCGGCGGGCGCGTGCGCCTGCAGGCGCAGAGCCGCGCATTCGTCGCGATGGGCTTTGCCGTTCTCGTGCCGACGCGCCGCGGTTACGGCGATTCCGGCGGCGACTGGGCCGAAGGCTACGGCTCGTGCCGGGGACCCGACTACTACAACGCCGGGCTCGAGACCGTGCGCGACATCACGGCGTCGCTCGCGGCGGTTCGCGGCAATCCCGCGCTCGATGCGAAGCGTGTCGTGCTCGTCGGTCAATCCGCCGGCGGCTGGGGTTCGATCGCGGCGTCGTCGCAGCCGATCGAGGGTCTTGTCGCAGTGGTCAACTTTGCCGGAGGGCGCGGATCGCAAGCGCCGGGTTCCGTGTGCGTCGAAGAGAACCTGGTGGATGCCGTTGCACGCTATGGCAAGACCTCGCGCGTGCCGCAGCTTTGGATCTACAGCGAGAACGACCTGTACTTCGGTCCCGCGCTGGTGCGCCGCATGCACGGCGCCTTCACCGCTGCGGGCGGGCGCGCGCAGCTTATGCAGATGCCTCCATTCGGCAGGGACGGGCACCTCTATTTCGGCAACGTCGCGAACTGGGCCGAGCCCGTCGAGAAGTTCCTGCGCACCACGACCCACGGACAATGA
- the ahcY gene encoding adenosylhomocysteinase: MNAVLKAAGTDYKVADMKLADWGRKEILIAETEMPGLMAIREEFSASKPLKGARVTGSLHMTIQTAVLIETLKALGADVRWASCNIFSTQDHAAAAIAAGGTAVFAVKGETLDEYWDYTHRIFEWPDNGYTNMILDDGGDATLLLHIGARAEKDASIISKPGSEEETCLFNSIKAKLATDPTWYSTRLSKVMGVTEETTTGVKRLYQMAQDGSLKFPAINVNDSVTKSKFDNLYGCRESLVDGIKRATDVMVAGKIALVAGYGDVGKGSAQALRALSAQVWVTEIDPICALQAAMEGYRVVTMEEAAPHADIFVTATGNYQVITHAHMKAMKNNAIVCNIGHFDNEIDIASVKQYKWENIKPQVDHVIFPDGKRIILLAEGRLVNLGCGTGHPSYVMSSSFANQVIAQIELFGNIKKYPIGVYVLPKHLDEKVARLQLAKLNANLTVLSDEQAKYIGVAKSGPYKADHYRY, encoded by the coding sequence ATGAATGCTGTATTGAAAGCCGCCGGCACCGACTACAAGGTCGCCGACATGAAGCTCGCCGATTGGGGCCGCAAGGAAATCCTGATCGCCGAAACCGAGATGCCCGGCCTGATGGCCATCCGCGAGGAGTTCTCCGCCTCGAAGCCGCTGAAGGGCGCGCGGGTCACGGGCTCGCTGCACATGACCATCCAGACCGCGGTGCTGATCGAGACGCTCAAGGCCCTCGGTGCCGATGTCCGCTGGGCCTCGTGCAACATCTTCTCGACGCAGGACCACGCGGCCGCCGCGATCGCCGCGGGCGGCACCGCCGTCTTCGCCGTGAAGGGCGAGACGCTCGACGAGTACTGGGATTACACGCACCGCATCTTCGAGTGGCCCGACAACGGCTACACGAACATGATCCTCGACGACGGCGGCGATGCCACGCTGCTCCTTCACATCGGCGCGCGCGCCGAGAAGGATGCCTCGATCATCTCGAAGCCGGGCAGCGAAGAGGAAACCTGCCTCTTCAATTCCATCAAGGCGAAGCTCGCCACCGACCCGACCTGGTATTCGACGCGCCTTTCGAAGGTGATGGGCGTGACCGAAGAGACCACGACGGGCGTGAAGCGCCTCTACCAGATGGCGCAGGACGGCTCGCTCAAGTTCCCGGCGATCAACGTGAACGACTCGGTCACCAAGAGCAAGTTCGACAACCTCTACGGCTGCCGCGAGTCGCTGGTCGACGGCATCAAGCGCGCCACCGACGTGATGGTCGCGGGCAAGATCGCGCTCGTCGCGGGCTACGGGGACGTCGGCAAGGGTTCGGCGCAGGCGCTGCGCGCGCTCTCCGCCCAGGTGTGGGTCACGGAGATCGATCCGATCTGCGCGCTGCAGGCGGCGATGGAAGGCTACCGCGTGGTGACGATGGAAGAAGCCGCGCCGCACGCGGACATCTTCGTGACCGCCACCGGCAACTACCAGGTGATCACGCACGCCCACATGAAGGCGATGAAGAACAACGCCATCGTGTGCAACATCGGGCACTTCGACAACGAGATCGACATTGCTTCGGTGAAGCAATACAAGTGGGAGAACATCAAGCCCCAGGTCGACCACGTGATCTTCCCGGACGGCAAGCGCATCATCCTGCTCGCCGAAGGCCGCCTCGTGAACCTCGGCTGCGGCACGGGCCACCCGTCGTACGTGATGAGCTCCTCGTTTGCCAACCAGGTGATCGCGCAGATCGAGCTGTTCGGCAACATCAAGAAGTACCCGATCGGCGTGTACGTGCTCCCCAAGCACCTCGACGAGAAGGTCGCGCGCCTGCAGCTGGCGAAGCTCAACGCGAACCTCACCGTCCTCAGCGACGAGCAGGCGAAGTACATCGGTGTCGCGAAGTCCGGCCCCTACAAGGCCGATCACTATCGTTACTAA
- a CDS encoding glutathione S-transferase family protein translates to MKKPLLVGAAGCGSVIVECGFNVAGLAYDYEQVDYADDSPTRPRLLELNPLGQVPTLVLPDGKVIAESFAMLHWIQDQVPAAPLIPPKGDAARTDFYRWGVFLIAAVYPTWTYGDDGKKWVAGDAAAGKALREATDDHRKKLLKQMEAACSAPHFLGERFSAIDLYLAAMSHWRPGRKWWASDAPKLLAVADAAKARPEVGKVLARDFS, encoded by the coding sequence ATGAAGAAGCCCTTGCTGGTCGGTGCAGCCGGCTGCGGATCCGTCATCGTCGAATGCGGATTCAATGTCGCCGGCCTCGCCTATGACTACGAACAGGTCGACTACGCCGACGACAGCCCGACGCGCCCTCGCCTGCTCGAGCTCAATCCGCTGGGCCAGGTGCCCACGCTGGTGCTGCCCGACGGCAAGGTGATCGCCGAGAGCTTCGCCATGCTCCACTGGATCCAGGACCAGGTGCCCGCCGCGCCGCTCATTCCGCCCAAGGGGGACGCGGCACGCACGGACTTCTATCGATGGGGGGTGTTCCTGATCGCCGCGGTTTATCCCACGTGGACGTACGGCGACGACGGGAAGAAGTGGGTGGCGGGCGACGCGGCGGCCGGCAAGGCCCTGCGCGAAGCCACCGACGATCACCGCAAGAAACTGCTCAAGCAGATGGAAGCGGCGTGCTCGGCGCCGCACTTCCTTGGCGAGCGCTTCAGTGCGATCGACCTTTATCTCGCGGCGATGAGCCACTGGCGGCCGGGCCGCAAGTGGTGGGCCTCCGATGCGCCGAAACTGCTCGCCGTCGCCGATGCCGCGAAGGCGCGACCCGAAGTCGGCAAGGTTCTCGCGCGCGACTTCAGCTGA